Genomic segment of Molothrus aeneus isolate 106 chromosome 3, BPBGC_Maene_1.0, whole genome shotgun sequence:
ATGCAGGAGCAGATCTCCTATGGGCTAGGACACACGCATTCAAGAACTTGTACATGCATGCATGCATGGACACACACGGAGACCTGAAGCTCTGATGCTGCCTTTGAGCCAGGATGCTTTTATTGAAAAGACCCTGCCACAGGAGTTGCTTATCCTGTCCCTTCCCCGCCTcgtcctgcagcaggagctgagcagcacctgGAAGGAAAAGTCCTGAAAGTGCTTTTACTGGGAGATTTATTCCTGGAAGACACTGGATCCTGTGATGCTTGAgtccagggctgcagagcctgtctatggcaggctgcagagcagagcatggagggagagcagcagccagggcagcagggagcctCCGTGTTTCACCCCATTCCCTCCAACTGAGACCTTGCAGGCCTCACCACTTTGTCTCctccaggcagcacaggcaccaTGCTGCTCAGAAAGTTCTTGGCAGCTCCCCTCAAGCAGCCTGAATGTGCCAGCACCGAGCCCTTGTGGGGACACAGCGCAGCCACAGCCATGCCCTGACAGTGCccgctcccccagcccagcactcccTGTGGGCTGCCAGGCACTGTGACAGCACCAGCCCCTCATCGTCCTTCGTGTCTTTGTCCTCTGCAGTAGACAGAGAATTGGAAGGCCCTGCACAGCCATGACAGGGTACAGTGGAGCCCTGTTCTCCAGCAGCAATCCACTCATCCCCGATGCTGGCTGGGCCTGGCCCCACAGACAAACCCTCCTACAGGCCACAGCTCTCCCGGCAGTGCCGGGGCAGTGCCTGCAccgccctgctcctgcagccccggggccctgaggggagcagctcctgctctctgcagcaacCCCAAGGCCAAACGGGCAGCTGAGAGCAAGGTCTGCCCCTCTGCCGGGCAGGCATCCAACGCCTCAGCTGCAGCCCGGGCCTTGGCCAAGGTGGTGCACAGGGACTGGGCTCCCCTCATGCCCGTGCCTCAGCCCATCGGCTCCCCCTGGCTCCCTCCCACCCATCCTCAAGGTCATGCTTCCCCCGGAGGGGAGGAGGGCCGGGTGGGACGGACGGACACGTCCACGCTCTGCATGCATGGCTGGGAGCCGGCTCCGTGCACATCCGCAGACAGGTGCCCTCAGGAAAGCGGGAGTTCTGGTACGTGGATCGTCGCATGCTAAGTTCCAGGCAGCGAGCCTGgtgctgcctcttcttccaagGCCTGCTGTGGCTCTGGCAGGACACCCGAGATCCCAGACGGCAGAGCTGGTGTTGCACTTACACCTCAATAATATTGACCGAGGGAGATTTCTTCTGTGAgagaaaaatctgctttaagAACCTGCTTTGCTGCACCCCTGGGATCACACCCGATGTCAGAGcccctcagcctgcagcaggcaTCAAGACCAGCAGACCTCAGCAGAGCAAGGTCAGTTTGGAGTAGGGATCCAAGAGGAGGGATCTCCTAGCAAAGGGTAATCAGCAAGCTGAAAAATCTGGAGGAGGGGAACTGGGGATTTGAAGTCCAAACAGGAAGTTTCTGCTCCTGACATCTGCTGGAAACCAAGATGTGGAATCAGTGGGTCAGTCAGTCAACACAGGGAGGGGAGTTCCCACCCTTGACAGAGGCAGCAGATGAAACACAAGCAAAACCCTAACAATATGGTCCCATTAGAGCATTGGGGCTATAAATCACTGTCTTTGGCAGGTAACAAGGGGAGAAATGTCAAGTGCTGAGGGAACAGCCAGACAAAGGTACTGCTCCCTCCCCatccacagcctggcacagcacttCATCAGGGTGAGGAAGGGGCTCTGCAATGACTTGTGTGGTGATGACTCAGAGCCAGCTGCAGTGAAGGCagaaagggagcagggacagaccAGTGCAGGAACCATGAGAACAGCTGCCTAGCATGTCCATTTGTCCATGTGTGCAGGAGAGGTGCAGCCTTGGAGGGGTGTGATGAAGGCTCTGTTACAGTCAGAGGTCAGGTACCACCCTGCAGTGCAAGAGCCATCCCAGCTGTTACACCTTGTTGTCTCTTCCAATGTTTCTCCTGCAATCACCCATGGGGTACACACACTGCCCCAGAGACAGGGCTCACTGAACCCTAAAAGTCCTCAGTCTTTGGGGTGAGAGCACAAGCCGGGGTGTTTCAATTCCTGGAGAGAGCCAGATTCTGTGCAGGCTGCAAGCCCCAGCGGACAGGCAGCCACGTGccacccctgctgccagccctccgCACTCACCTTGCTCCGCAGCAGCCCTCCGCTCGGCCGCTCTGGCGTGCTGTGCTCTGAGGAGGGCTTTGTCTTCTCCTTGTTGTTGTTGGAGTCATTATCCTTGATGATATCATACTGTCTGCAGAACAGGGCGATCACCGCTGCCCAAAGACACACTGCATGAAGGATCCCTCGCAGTGCCTGCCTGTCTGCCctccccacagcatcccagctgcagggcagttGTGCCCAGGGCTCCTTGGGGTGCTGCAAACCCACACCCCCACCTGCATCAGCCTGCACCACCCCAGGTACCTCTGCATGTGTGGCCAGGCCAGCTTCCTTGGGCACGGATGTGGCTACGGCCATTGGGCCACACGTGAGGTGCTCAGCACTCACCAAAGGCAGATGCTGAGGCACTCAAACAGGGACAGTGAGGTCAGTGGGCAGCTGTGTGGGTTTTGGAGTGCCTCCAGCAAGGCACTAAAGTTACTGAGCTGGTGCTTGTGACCCTCACAAAAGCCAGCCCTTGTCTATGCACATTGGCTGTGCGGTCAGTCTCTCTGTAATGCTTTCACAGCATGCATCCCAGGCAACATGTTCCACACCTGGGAACCCTGGGCACAGGAGTCTGGAGCAATGCCCCCAGGGGTGACCATGCTGGACTCACTCAACCCCCAGTGTGTGCATGGtaacacacaggcacacacagaccGGGCCTGACTCCTCCCAGCTGGTATCCTGACACATCAACCTGGGCCAGGTGTAAACTACCAGCAGTcatcttgcatttttttcctagtgcCCTAGGAAAGTGTCAAGGCCAGGGCAAAGAGAAATTTGTGCAAGATGCCACTACAAAATCCACATTTactggggtgggagcaggggatCAATGACTTCCCATTCACAGCAGCTATATGTGACAAGTCAGGAGCTGACTTACCTCCCAGGCTCCCATGCTCCTAGGGCAGCCTGCTGCCTGCACTGGCTCTCGTGCTATACCGGAGCAAACCACCCACTCTGCAGCTTTAGCAGACTGAGGCACAGCCTCCACCAGCTAGTGCAGTACTGTTCTCAGTCACAACATCTAAGGCCTAAGCAACTCAATGGTCACTGTCAGCTGGGATGCTCCCACCCTGTAATTCCAGGTCCCATTCTGTCTCCTGCTCTTTAACATACTCCAGGCCattactgctgagcagtgcctgtggTTGCTCCTTTTACCCCACTGGCTCCAGCACCTACAGATTCTCAAGGGACTGATGAGGAAGGGTATCAGACCCTCAGCAATGTGCCTCTGCACTCTCTTGAGCCACATCCTCTTTGTGAACCATGGATTGTAACTTTGCCTCAGCCCGCCAGAGCACTGCTTGTGGCACTCACCTGCCCacatcagcagcacagccacaatGATAATAATCTCGCCTGTCTGCAGCTGCCGGTCTTTGTCCAGCCCTTCCATGGTGATGTCACCTGCAGAGAAGAGACCccaagcagggctggcagcagataCCCTCCCACTGGAGTGGGATTTGAGAAACACTAAAGCAGAGAAGCCCACCTCCCCCAAACAAGGAAGGGTGTGGGATGACATCCTGTATGGGGAGAAGACATGCATCCTGTGGCCTTCCTGGGTCAGATAAACCATCCTTGCTACAAAGGCAGTCAGGGATTCCAAGGGCTTGTTTAGGTTCATGTAGGGACTGTGCAATGCACTAAGGTCTCTCTCTACAAAGCAAGCAGGGCAGGTCAGATCAGTTTAACACAGAAGTTCTGAGGAAAGCCATCTGCTTGTCCTGCCATACTCAGGACCCCTCTCATGGTTAGTGCTGGAGACAGACTGCCGTGCCCTCTATGGGGCATCATCTCTCTTGGATTCCTGATTCTCTCTCATGGACCAGCATTTAGGCAACCCCAAGGCAACACAGGCATGAGTAGCAAAGGAGACCACGGCGCTCTGTCATTTGTCCTTGGGTACCCTGCAGACTGGGAGATCTGAGTGTCTGTTCAGTACTGGCTTCctacaggcagcagctgggcaggccccagcagctgtcctggccaGTCTGCCTAGCTGAATAGATGCCAAGACCTGAGATAGGAGGGCTGCAAACCATGGCTTGGGGACATTATCATGGACACATAGTGGACACAACAGCAGCCTGTACAGCCCTGCGTGTCCCAGCAGCctgctgctcagtgcagcaCCTTCCTCACTGGTTGCAGAATCCCTGCCCATCTGCTGTACAGGCCTCCAGGTgtggccccagcagcagcacctggtcaggctggaaggaggtGACTCACCTTGGTTGGAGCTGTTGGAAGGCAAGCGGTCGGTCTCCTTCAGGGTGCGGAAGTGGACACGCTTGCTAGCCTGGCTCTCCCCATACAGGCCAATGCTCTGCACCTGGATGATGTAGTCAGCATCCTCTGCCAGGTcccacagcacacaggcacGGTTGGTGGTGTTCACCTCCCGGATGAAGCGCTGCATCTGCCCATCCTGCCTCTGCCAGAAGGAAGAGCTGTCACccccaggaggctgctgccagctgcaccaggcacaggcccccagctgcaggactgTGCCTCACTCCTCCCTTCCCAGGCAACCACCCACCCCAGGGTGGGCCAGACTGGCCAGCACTGCCTATTCAGCATGCCTGCATGGCCTGAGAGCCAGGCACCTCCCTGGAGAAGCCACCATCACCCAGGGCTGCATAGGTGGAGCAAGGCAAAGAAGGGTTATGTCATGGCCAAAGCACCATCCTTACCTAGAGAAATCCCAGGGAAACTATTGGAGGGACTATACCCAATGCAGCCCACAGTCTTCTGCCTTCCACCAGGATGGATGGCTCACGTGGGGCACCCTGGcaagggctgctcagcagcagagatgtCCTCGGGCAGATGCCAGAGGAGCCCCCGAGTGTGGCAAAAGGACTGACATAGGAGCATGCTGGTAatcagtgtccccagtcccctgGGACAGATGCTGGATACCTGCTGTAGGATGGCATAGCCGATGA
This window contains:
- the FNDC4 gene encoding fibronectin type III domain-containing protein 4 isoform X1, with amino-acid sequence MARVSAMISPVLVLFGCDLCFVRANRPPSPVNVTVTQLKANSATVSWDVPEGDVVIGYAILQQRQDGQMQRFIREVNTTNRACVLWDLAEDADYIIQVQSIGLYGESQASKRVHFRTLKETDRLPSNSSNQGDITMEGLDKDRQLQTGEIIIIVAVLLMWAAVIALFCRQYDIIKDNDSNNNKEKTKPSSEHSTPERPSGGLLRSKKKSPSVNIIEV
- the FNDC4 gene encoding fibronectin type III domain-containing protein 4 isoform X2, with protein sequence MQRFIREVNTTNRACVLWDLAEDADYIIQVQSIGLYGESQASKRVHFRTLKETDRLPSNSSNQGDITMEGLDKDRQLQTGEIIIIVAVLLMWAAVIALFCRQYDIIKDNDSNNNKEKTKPSSEHSTPERPSGGLLRSKKKSPSVNIIEV